The nucleotide sequence TACAGTAGCAACTCCATCTGATTTTGAGACGTTAACTAGTGACATGAAAAAACTCCAATTTACAGGAAATTAAACGTTGTCAGAAGGTTAGTGTTTTCCCCATTGATGTAATGCGGATGCAACTGCTACCCATGTTCTAATGTCATCATATACTGGAACATTGTGTTTTTCAATCATATCTGAAACCTTTTTTGTATAAGGCCCACCATTTCCACCTACTATGATTGGCTTCTTTTGCTGTTTTGAAAACTCTCCAAGATAATCAATGATTGTTTCTTCTAATGGATCATCTTGAAATACAAACCATGGCATGATGATATCCACATTAGGATCTTCCATGAATTTTTGAATTGTGTACCTATAATCATCTGCATTTGCTCCGCCAGTTACATCTACTGGGTTTCCACTTCCAATAACATATGTTACAGGATAATGCGCCTTCATTTCTTTTACAGTATTTTCTGTGACCTTGGCAAGTTCTAATCCAAATCTTTCAAAGTGATCTATTGCTCCAATCATAGGTCCTGCACCATTACTTACAAGACCAATTCTGCCGCCTTTTGCAGCTGGTTGCCATGCAAGTGCCTTTACTGCTCCTGCAAGTTCCTGATAACTATCTACTGAAATTATTCCAGCTTGTTTGAATGCTCCCATAATTATTGCATTAGAGCCTCCCAATGATCCAGTATGTGATGCTGCCTGTTTTGCTCCTAGTGTTGTTCTACCACTCTTCCAAATTACAACTGGTTTGTGTTTTTCTGCCATTACACGCTTTGCAGTCTCTATGAATTTGCGGCCATCTCCAAATCCTTCTACATATAGTGCAATTACTTTGGTCTGAGGATCGTTTGCTAGATACCAAATCATATCTGCTTCGTCTACATCTGATCTGTTTCCATAGCTTACCATCTTTGAAAGACCAAAAGTATCTGCAGTTTCTAAAAAGCTGATTCCCATAGTTCCGCTTTGAGATAATAATGCAACAGGTCCTAGTTTAGCTCTTACCATTCTTTCCTGTCCTTGGAATGCGCAATCTAGTCTATTTGCTGCATTGAACATGCCGATACAATTTGGACCAATTATTCTAATTTTGTGTACTTCTGACAAACGTTTTATTTCTGCTTCCATTGCTGCTCTATCACCACCAAGTTCTTTTCCACCCCCAGACACGATTACAACATTATGTATTCCTTTTTTTGCACATTCTTCTAAAACCGGTGCTGTAATGGAAAGATCTACACAAACCACTACCAAGTCTACCTTATCTGGAATTACAGATAATGATGGATAGCATTTGAGTCCCAAAATTTCTTCTGACTTTGGATTTATTGGATATACTTTTCCTTTGTAATCGTGTTTTGCAATACTATCTAAAACAGAATTGCCAATTTTTCCTGGAGTTGCAGATGCTCCAACCAACGCTACTGACTGTGGCGTAAAAAACGTCTCCATAAATTCTGCATTTGGTTGTACTTTAGAAATTGCATCTTTTTTGAATTCCTTTCTTAAAAGTATCTTTGCATCAACAACATAGTATGATTTTGGATACACCACAATTGGGTTAAAGTCAATGCTGTCAAAGTAGCCTGCATTGTCTGTTCCAATCTTTCCTATCTGAACTAGTGCCTTTGCAAGCATGTTTTGGTCTATTGGTTTGCTTCCCCTGTATCCTTGCAATATTTTTGCACCTTTTAGCTCTTCAAACATAGACTTTGCATCTGCAATTGTAATTGGAAGCATTCTAAACGCAACATCTTTGAATATTTCAGTTAATACGCCGCCAAGGCCTACCATTATCACTGGGCCAAACTGTGGATCGTTTTGAAGACCAACAATTAGCTCCACTCCTTGTGGAACCATCTTCTCAAGAAGAATTCCTTTTAGATGGACACCTTTTTTCTTTGATAGTCTTTTGTACATGTCATTGAAAGCTTGTTTTACATCTTTTTCATTTTGTAATCCCACCTTGACTCCACCAACATCTGTTTTGTGAAGGATTTGTGGAGAAACAACTTTCATTACAAGAGGATACCCAAGCCTCTTTGCTGCCTTTGTAGCTTCTTTGGCAGAGTTTACTAGCGCATATCCTGGTACTTTGATTCCGTATTTCTTCAAAATTGCCTTTGAAAGATCTTCTGTGATTACCTTGTGATCTGTAGT is from Nitrosopumilaceae archaeon and encodes:
- a CDS encoding 3-hydroxypropionate--CoA ligase, producing MSTVTKVFEQTITTDHKVITEDLSKAILKKYGIKVPGYALVNSAKEATKAAKRLGYPLVMKVVSPQILHKTDVGGVKVGLQNEKDVKQAFNDMYKRLSKKKGVHLKGILLEKMVPQGVELIVGLQNDPQFGPVIMVGLGGVLTEIFKDVAFRMLPITIADAKSMFEELKGAKILQGYRGSKPIDQNMLAKALVQIGKIGTDNAGYFDSIDFNPIVVYPKSYYVVDAKILLRKEFKKDAISKVQPNAEFMETFFTPQSVALVGASATPGKIGNSVLDSIAKHDYKGKVYPINPKSEEILGLKCYPSLSVIPDKVDLVVVCVDLSITAPVLEECAKKGIHNVVIVSGGGKELGGDRAAMEAEIKRLSEVHKIRIIGPNCIGMFNAANRLDCAFQGQERMVRAKLGPVALLSQSGTMGISFLETADTFGLSKMVSYGNRSDVDEADMIWYLANDPQTKVIALYVEGFGDGRKFIETAKRVMAEKHKPVVIWKSGRTTLGAKQAASHTGSLGGSNAIIMGAFKQAGIISVDSYQELAGAVKALAWQPAAKGGRIGLVSNGAGPMIGAIDHFERFGLELAKVTENTVKEMKAHYPVTYVIGSGNPVDVTGGANADDYRYTIQKFMEDPNVDIIMPWFVFQDDPLEETIIDYLGEFSKQQKKPIIVGGNGGPYTKKVSDMIEKHNVPVYDDIRTWVAVASALHQWGKH